Part of the Nicotiana sylvestris chromosome 2, ASM39365v2, whole genome shotgun sequence genome, ATTATGTGGTTGAAGTTTATTCATTTACTGAAGTTATTAATTTTAGGAATAACTTTTTTACTATCACCTTTTCTTTATTATTCAAAAGAATAGGGGTAGCATATGTTCTTGTGTACTTTGATAATTGGCCAAGTCAACCTTTGAGAAGCCAATCACCATACACAATTGTGGTATGAATAAAGAGAGTATCCTACTATTTATATATATGTTCAGCAAAAAGTCAATTTGAAATCCATTCTAAGATTAAGAATAGTTTATTAATTAGATTACAACCTGTAACTTTTTCTCGAACTTTTGCtcgattttttttgtttttttgtgcaGATTAGAATCCATTGATAACTGATAATTGGAAAATCTTAGTAGCTCGGTCAATAGATTAACTAAACTTTTACCTTGTTGGCGAGGATTCGATTCTTCCTCTATGGTCCCCTCACCATTTTCCTTTTCCCTGCcctaaattcaaaaaaaaaaaacaaaaaaaaaaaaacatagtcGATAAAAAGGCATTTCAGAAAAAGGTTTGAAAGTGGAAGATAAATACTAAGCAATGGAAAGGATTTGATACTTAATGCCGTGTGAGAATACTATTATTCATCTTTAatctttattaattattaattcCCACGCAATCTCTAACTAGCAAGGAGCGGTTCTAGTTTTATGCATTCAACTTTCGGCAACTTATAGTCTATCCTtaattagtttttcttttctcGGGTTTTATCATTCAGTATTCAAAATTAATTGATTCGACCATTAATCCATATATAGTCACACTGAATAAGTCCATTAATTAGGATAATTAAAGCACTCCTTCCAAAAAGTTTTTCCTTCTCAAATCCGAGACGACCTTTAGTTAAGATTGAAGGAATCCAAACTATCTCTCCCCAATATTTTTAGTACGCATATTCTTATTAGCTAAATGCCCCAACCGTATGTCTTACTTCTGATTTGATTCCCTCTCCTTTCGGCGAGCGCAGCTGTAAATTGTAATTGTGGTAGTCAAAAAATAATTAATGTGATGTCCTATCCCTATATATAGCTGCTTATTATAAGCCAAATTATAGCGCACTCAAATCTCTACATTCCTTGTAATTTCGTGAGTTCGACTTATCAAATGGCTTCAAAACCTCACTATGAAGGCAATCACACATTCTATAAAAATGAAAAGGTGCACAAAATTTCATGCATTTCTTCAATTACTTACTTCTTGCATCATACTACTGCTCGAGTTAATtcatgtttttttatttatttaattaagagCTTTTGTAAATTGTGAAAATCCGAAGCAGAAAGGAAAGAAGTcatcatttaaaaaaaaataaaaatcccatCCCCTCTGCCTCTCAGTCTCTCTTTCACTGGGAATTTATGAAAATATTGACAACTGTTATTTTCGTTACTTACAGTTACAGGGGTATATAATTTATCCCAAAGCTCTTAATATTGTTTGGGGAAACGATAAGCGCTTTTGGAAAATACCCAAATACGAGTAAGAATTTTGCACTTTATAGCCGTTTTCGTTTCTGCCAAAATATTATTTTGTAGTATCAGCTAATAACAAAATCATTCATTATATTTGAACAGAAAGGAGGATGCAGAGCTTATTCAAGTAAATTGGCTAGAGGTAACTGGTTGGATTGACAATGTATTAGAGAAGAAAACATACGACGTCGGTTTTACGGTGTCATTGATGCCTGATGCGTTTGGTTGGAGAGATTCACCAGTCTATATTATGGCTAAATGGGGAGACAACACTCAATGGAGAAAAGTGAATTTGACAACTGAGAATGACATTAATGGCAAAAAGATGATACCAAAAACTCTTACTATAACATAAGGAAATGGAGATGCTGATAAGCTGTATTTTGGTTTGTATGAAGTTTGGAGCAAAAGGTGGAAAGGAGGTTTGAAAATTCATTGCGTAAACTTGACTGAGAGAAGCTAAGCCGATGAAGTGAGGGAGCCAGGATGCGGGTTCGGTAGAACGCACTAGCTTTTGTTCAAATCATGcctttattttaagaaattcattgaatatttgtataaaatattaatttagaactcaataacttaaaaaaataacaattccGAACCCATAAGATTCAAATCCTGACTCCACCTCTGGGGCGGAGGGGAATATAATCTCAAGTTAAAAGTCTCGTTCTTCTTActtcatgtatttttagagtgtGTTTTCTTGCATATATTTGTAATATTGCTTGCATGAATGAAACTATATGATTCACAATCATATATCCTTTTATATTTACAATTTTATTGGCGTGTGACATACACTTAATTAAAAAAGTGATCAAATATAAAAGCGATCAAATATAAAAGCGATGTGTATTAGATATATCTAGAAAATATTTCCTGTGTTCGAGAAGTGCGAAAAAGGAATTTTGACCTCAAACTCGGAAGGCAAACTATGTATTCTCCCGTAACTTAATGATAACTTAGAGTTGAAGAATATTTAACTCTCCAAATAGTAGAtaaatatattttgtattttgttttcatGGACGTTATAttattaggggtcgtttggtaagagatataagaaggtatagtgtttgtataaaaatttaataccatcttaatattttaggattaaaattaacaTCGGGATAACTTATACTTTATAGAGGGTTGGGATAATTAGCACCGACATAACTTATACATTCTTCTtacaaattatgcaattgtcatattTAATACAACATATCAAACAATGGATAAAAAAACAATCCAAGCATAActaatcccaacataacttatcccagcataacttatacCAGTATAACTTATCCCAGCATAAGTcgtattcaaaccaaacgaccccttagtgttCTCTAAATCGAGACATCATCCAAACCGGTGCTTGGTCCATTTATTCGTTAACCAATCATCATACTGTTTGCAACAAATTTATGCAGACAAAATTAAAACTGCAATCACAAACAActataaagaaaaaataattttattgataaatattGTAGGCTACAACTCCGTTTATCCCTTGATTTTTCGCTCAAGACATATTTGACATATCTTTGATCTCTATATTCTAAGAATTTTATGGAATTTAGGAGATCTCATATTTGATCTCTTTGTGCATATTCCGAGAGTTTATGTAATTGCTGAGATGTCTCTTCAAAAGAATATGTATTCCTTTATATAGGCGTGCATTAGGGTTTAGGGTAAAGCAACCTCCAAGAAATCCTGATAAACTCTTAGGATTTCAAGAGTCATGTAGTATCTTGAATTTAGAATTTAGCTTGATCCGTTAAAATTTGGATGTATACGCATACTTTATGGAGTAATATTTATGCCTTAAAATTCGTTGACCAATCACCATACTTTGTAAAAGGAACTTCGCATTCTCTTTTTCATTATCAAAAAGCATTACTTTGAATACAATATTAAATAAGAGGAATTTTGACTCTTTGGTAATTTAATTAGATGCTCTATCGTGTCGAGTTTTTTAATCCGATCCTTCTAGATCTACTCAATTTTAGGTTAGATTATCTGAGCCTTTATACTACTAATAATAAATAAACAGAACATAAAATGAAATTGTATAACTGAATAAATTTGACTCTTTAAATAGTAGACATGTAGAtaaattttttcttttgtttttctcctACTATCTTTATTtgaattttggtattttcttcCCGAACGGTAGAACTAAGAAGTCTATTAAAAAATCGAATTAATAACTTTTACCTCAAATTTCAAGTGAATGAGATCCGCGAGTGGCTTTAATTGGAGATGAAGTTGTACGTGTTTACGAATCGAACGAGATTCAAGCTCATGGAACGAGATTCTTGGCTTATGTAAAATTTATCTAACACCATTCTTTCACATTGTAATTGTTTGACCAAGAGATGTTAAACCCTTTGACTAAACCAATCTCATGGTTAAAAGAAGGATGAATCTTAGCTAGGAATAATAAAATCTAGATCaagtgataaaagaaataagCAAGATGAATGATGGTAGCTAATATGTTGGAATCAATATAGTGCCGGCGCAGGAAGGAAATAAGTATGAGATGATTATGGAATCTTTGGATCTTATCAATATCGTATAATGATATATGCTTGGGTTGCGTAATCGATGAACAAGGCTACTCTTATATTTACTCTCAGATGAATCTTTTACAAAGTgttcttttgtcttttttttgaATCCCTCCCTTTTCTTTACTAACTCTTCCTATGAGGGACAATCCCTCAtaaaaccctaaaaagtacaatcATAAAGAATATTCGAAAAGCATCTTGTTAATGTCTCCTACTAAGTTTACACTGCCGTTGACATCTTATTTCGACTGACCGCTCTTGGTCGTCATCCTTCACCACGACGACCATCAGACGTTCCGTCGTGATAACCTCGTTCCTCATCCTATTCGGTGACTGTCGCAATTGCCAAATTTGGactcatacagttagtccctccgcttgttgagGTCGTGGCCATGTACATCCTCGATAAGCGAACATCGTCTATACCCGTggaggaagttggccatttgaaTTAGACCGATTTGACCAGTAAAGAAAGAGCGGTGCGTTCCACGGTATCCTGGATGGTACAGCTTATCGGGAAGTGACGTTACTCCCACGTGCGCCATCATTGTGCATCTTCCCGAGACAAAGATGGATTTCTTGTCGCTTTGGTTTTGGTGCCATGGGCAACTTTCTGCTTCGATTCTAGCGCCACCCAACCGTATAAATAGGTGAATGTTTTGTTTTTTCAACAACTTTTAGCTATTTCTTCTCTTGTGTATGTATTGTCTTCTTCGGTCATTTCTCCTTGGGTCTTCAGCTTTGCTTTCGTGATTTCTCCTCTCATCTTTTTTGTTCATCATTCTTTGCTTTAAGTCTTAACCACATACCTTCTACCATCAAGATGCCCAGAACACATCGGTCACACGAAGAGATTTCTGATGCCACCCCGTTATCCATGGCACCTCCTTCTGGTGGTGAGGATATGGCGGCGGAGGAGGGGGACAGTTTTCCCACCGTGGAAGAGATACCTCCGAGAAACCCTAAGTCTCAGAATGATTTTCACAAAGAACCTGCCTCTTCCCCCGCTCCGGTGGTTTCTGAGACTGAGTAGGCTCATATAGATGGCCTTAGGTCTACGTACGACATTCCTCCCTATGTTGAGATGGTTCCGGCTGGGAGAGACCTCGTGGGGTCCATAGACCAGGATATTGTGCTTTTTATGTATATCCCTTTGTGATTGGCCACACCCTCCCTCTTCCTTTGTTAGCGAAGGAATTATGTCGGTTCTACGAGGTCTGCCCGACGTAACTATCTCCATATATGTATAAGATATTTCTAGTACTAGCGAGGTATGCGGAGTTGGTGGGGTGTGAAGTTGGCCTTCATCACCTTTTACATTTATTTTCCCCGAGTTTTCACAGCGGCACTATGATACACTTGAGGCATCATGGGTCCAGGGGACTTGTGGTCGGGATGGACGACCGGGCAAGCCGCAAATTTTGGCACAAATACTTCTTCATTAGAATCGAACACCTAGTGTCGGACCCTGCTGGATTCCCAGAGCGGTGGAACCATAACCGTAAGTGTTGGTACTCGTTGTTTACTTTCGTTATTTTCAATTTGGTACTTAATTATAACTTTCTTGTGTAGCTGTGAGGCGTACGCCTCGTCCCATTGTCGGTATCGAGGATTGGGTAGCCTGTGTACTACCTCACGTGGCGGGGACTCGAGATTGGCCTGCTTTCCTCAAACGCTTTGGGCCGAAGTTTCCATCCGATAAGTGTCCCCTTTATTTTGACCTTTGGCTGTTTGCTGTCGTTTATTGATGTGACATATTTGTGATGATAGGTTGTAGGGCTTCCAAGAAGAAGGCTCCAATCCCGTCCTTTCACCAGGCCTTCGCGTCGGCAGGGGTGCAGTTTGTCATGGCCGAGTCTATCCGAGGAGGCCGTGCACAATTCATACTGGCTAGAGACTCCTCTCGTGACGTCGTTGTGCGGGAAGAGATCTCCTCTTGACCCGTCTATCATCTCATGGATGAGCCTTTTAACGGGGATGAATCTCCGTCGAGTAAGAGGAGGAGGGTAGAGCTTGGGAAGGTTGTCGCCTCCGATACTAGAAAGAACGAAACTGATATTGCGGGGGAGGCGTCTTTGCCTAGGTCAGGCATAGGTGTTGTTCTTATGACGGATGCTATTTTGGCAAGGAGGTCTCCCCTGACCGAAGAAATATATCAAGTGGGATTTGTACGATCCGTCGAGGGTGGCGCATCGTCTACCGTCGGAGGAGGCGGAGTTGAGCATGTTGGGGATGTCAGTTCAGGTTAGGATGTCGACCCAGAAGATGTGCGAGCCTATTTGGAGCGGCATACTCACGTAGAGGTAAGGACGGAAGGCCCTGATCGACACATAGTCATCCCTGTGGACTATGATTTGTTGGCGAACTGCGAGCAGGCAGCATCAGCATTTCCCCTCTGTGCGTTGCTTCCGAGAGTGCGACACTTAAGGCAATGAGCGATGCAGAGCTATCATGGGGCGTCTCTGGCATGGCTCTGCAGGTAAATGATTCTcctttatttttacttttatattgttTTGTGTCCTTAACCCACTTTTTATTTTGAACTTACTTTGCATACTAGACCCTCATCATGGAGATCAAGCGTGAACATAAAGATAGGCGGAGGACGACCATATTTGGGAAGGTTTACTCTAAATATAAGGAGTACTGTACCAAACATCATTCGTTGGCTGATCTCTTCACTCAGGACAGTGATTTTCAGCTGTTCCGTGATGGGCTCAAGCAAAAAGAGAAATAGTTGGTGCAAAAAACcgaagagttgaaggagcaggaCGAAGACCTGATGAGGGCCATTGCTTTATGCAGCGAACTTGAGGGGGCTCATAATGCCAAAGAAGATGAACTTAAGATGAGTAAGGAGGCTGTTGACCTTAGGGGTGAGATGAGCGCTAAGGCTGATGGATTGGCCCATGGTGAAAGGGATAGGACAACTGCCATCTCGGAGGTAGTGGCTTTGGAAAATGCCCTTCGTGTTTGTAGATCGAAGCGGGACAAGGAGGCGGAGGCGAAGGCACTCGAAACAGCGAGGTTTGAGGGACGTATCTGAGATCTGGATGTGGAGTTGTCCGTGTTAAATGATCAAGTTGTCGCTTTGAAAGCGGAGGATGTGTGACGGCAGTTGCAACTCTCTACCTCTCATGCTTTGACTGACCCTGTCATGCCACGAGATTTTTACGAGATATGGGTTCATGCTAAAGCTCAACTTGATGTGTATATATCTCTTCGTGCCGATGAGAAAGTATCTAAGGTAGAACTTCGAGAGGTGCATATTAAAGCACGTGCTGCTCATGAGGCGTATGGTTACGACCTCGGCACACCTGGCAGAGACAATGTCGATTATGATGATGTGCACAAGCTCACCTCCGATTCTTGGTACAATGAGAAGTATGCCACAGGGGGTGATGTGGCATAGGACTTggttgtatttatttttgttttgttatttttgtgggGGCGTCCTTGAGCCCTTTGTAAAAAAAACTTTTGTAATATATTAGCTATAATTGAGTGGTTACTTTTTATTGTATATCTTTGAATTGTTTTCTTGTTGTGTTTTTCTTGTTGCGGGGGTGCCCTGGGCTAACCAGCGTCGCGTGATGTTTTAGCGTAGTCCTGACGATGTCATATGTCAAGTAATCTGCGTGTCGTCGACTATTGAATGATTTGAGCAAGGTCGAGCTCTTGCCTTTGGCTACGGCCTTTGTCGTGAGGGTGTTATTTCTAGTGAATGTCAAAATGTTGACACGTCGTGGTTCGATCAGTATCGAACTCTTTTCTATGGTGACGGCCTTAGCCGTAGGGGTATTATTTTGAGTTAATGTCGAAATGtaaacccgtcgtggttcgagtggtatcaaactttatttctatggtGACGGCCtagccgtaggggtgttatttcacgttaatgtcgaaatgttaacccatcatGGTTCGAGCGGtatcgaactcttttctttggcgacAGCCttagccgtaggggtgttatttcaagttaatgtcgaaatgttaacctgtcATGGTTCGAGCGGTAtcaaactcttttctttggcAATGGCCttagccgtaggggtgttatttcgagttgatgtcgaaatgttaacctgtcATGGTTCGAGTGGtatcgaactcttttctttggcaaCATCCttagccgtaggggtgttatttcgagttaatgtcaaaatgttaacccgtcatggTTCGAGCGGtatcgaactcttttctttgaaCAGAGATCGATGGAGAGTGAAACGTTGAGTGAAATGCTGCTTTATTTCATTTATTGGAGTATTGTACATGTTAGTTTCATACATATTGGAGAAGTTTCCttgtatctagtcccttcatcgttCGGCTTGGAGACATCATCGACAGGCGGGGCGATGAATTATACTTTGAAATTTGAGACGTCCCCCTCGTCACCTCATTAACAACCTCCCCAGGAAAACCCAGTTGGGACAAAATccaggtgagggaaaaagagtacgactcggGTGGCGTCCTttttcagaagtggaagtatttgaggtgggcgacatTTCAGTTGTTCTGTagtagttttccctccattgtttctagttggaatgcccCTTTGCTTGCCGTCGCTGTAATTTTATATGGCCCGTCCCAGTTGGTTCCCAATTTTCCTTCTTTTGGGTCTTTGGCcgcttgtgttttggccttgaggtCATAGTCTCCGACTTTCAACGGACGTATTTTGGCTTTCTTGTTGTAGTACATTTCCGCTTGTTGTTTCTGGGATACCATTCTTACATGAGCCATATCTCTCTCCATTCCTCTACTTCGTCGAGGTCCTGTATTCTGCTTTCGTCATTGCTTGGTCCACTTTCATTGGAGTATCTTAGGCTAGGTTTTCCTACTTTAACGGGTATAACGGCATCAGTCCTGTAGACTAATGAATATGGCATTTTGCCTATGTTGGTCTTTGGCATGGTGCGGTAGGCCAATAATACTTCTAGTAGCAGTTCCGGCCATAGCCCTTTGGCATCCTCGAGTTTCTTCTTTAATATATTCAatattgttttgttggaggattctgCCTGACCATTGCTAGTtggatgatatggcgtggagagtatttgCTTGATGCTCCATTTGTCAAAGAACTCGATCGTCTTTTTTTCCGACGAACTGAGGTCCATTGTcgcagctgatttctttgggaaTGCCGAAACGACATATGATATTTTTTCCATATAAAGGTGATGACTTCCTGTTCGAGTATTTGGGCGAACGCACCTGTctccacccatttggaaaagtagtcagttaaaactaaaagaaagcgTGTCTTACCTCGACCCGTCGGGAGGGGtccgacgatatccattccccatttgatgaacaGCCATGGCGAAGTGACGGAGTGCAGGAGTTCGCCCGCTTGGTGTATCATTGGTGCATACTTTTGGCATTGCTCACACTTCTTGACGTAATCCGCTGCTTCCTTTTTCATAGTGGGCCAGTAGTATCATGCCCGAATGAGTCATCTGACGAGGGCCCGGTTGCCTGTGTGGGTACCGTAGTGACCTTCGTGTACTTCTTCGAGAACTCGCCTTGTTTGATTTGGTCCCAGGCATTTAGCCAAAGGCCCACCGAACGTCCTTTTTTAAAGGTCATTGTTTATGAGGTTGTACCTGGCTGCCTGTATTCGAAGTTTTTTGGCTTCCTTTTTGTCTTGCGGAAGTGTTCCTTCCTGCAAATATGTTATGATACGGTTGTGCCAATCCCAAGTTAtatttatagaatgtacctctacttggtctattgatgagtggaggagggtgaccacgttcTCCTTGGTGATATTTTTGGAAGCTGCTGCTAGCTTGGCGAGGCCATCTGCTTTGATGTTTTGCGCCCGCGGTATCTGATCGAGTCGGTATTCATCGAATTCTGGCAGCAGCTTATGGATTTCTGCGTGGTATTTCTATAGCCTTTgttccttgatttggaaagtcccggtAACTTGATTAACGACGAGTTGTAAGTCGCACCTGAAGATGATTCATCGCGCACCATATTTGAGGGCCAGTTTCAATCCTGCAATTACAACCTCATActcagcctcattgttagtcatttcGGGGGAACTGGCGAATTACTTCGCCTGTAGGGACTTCCAGTACGAGTTCCAGTCTATATCCCGACGAATTAGATGCGCCATCGGTGTAGAGGACCTAGAGGTCGGATTGCCCAGGGGAGGTGCGAAGCCTTCTTGCTCGACCTCTGGCAATACTTTGGTATTGAAGTCGGCGAAGAAGTCATCGAGTACCTGCGATTTTATCGCTGTTCGCAGCTGATAGGTGATATCATGCTCacttaattctatggcccatttggccaatcttcCCAATAGCTCGGGCTTATGTAAGTTGTTTCTAAGGGGAAAATTCGTCACCACcaatatggggtgacattgaaaatatggtctaagctttcgtgaagctacgaccaacGCCAGAGCTAGTTTCTCGAGGTGGGGGTACCTCGTTTCAGCGTCAATCAAGGttttgctaatataataaatCAGGGATTGTGTACCTTTATTTTTGCGGACCAGAATTGCGCTCACTGCGACCTCTGAGATGGCTAAGTAGATCAGAAGGCATTCGCCTGGGTCCGCTTTAGCGAGTAGTGGCGATGAGAACAAGTACGCTTTTAGTTTTTCTCAGGATGCAATCTGAATTCCACTGAAGCCCGTTGTCCCGTCAATTTTTGCACCTGTTTTTTGCTGGTTAGTATTTTGGGTATTCCTTCGATGGCTTTGATCTGGTCTGGATTGACCTCGATGCCTCTCTTTGATACCAAGAAACTGAGGAATTTGCCCAAGGTTATgccgaaggcacatttttcgAGATTTAACTTCATTCC contains:
- the LOC104223872 gene encoding protein PHLOEM PROTEIN 2-LIKE A9-like, with protein sequence MASKPHYEGNHTFYKNEKLQGYIIYPKALNIVWGNDKRFWKIPKYEKEDAELIQVNWLEVTGWIDNVLEKKTYDVGFTVSLMPDAFGWRDSPVYIMAKWGDNTQWRKVNLTTENDINGKKMIPKTLTIT
- the LOC104223874 gene encoding uncharacterized protein, giving the protein MDLSSSEKKTIEFFDKWSIKQILSTPYHPTSNGQAESSNKTILNILKKKLEDAKGLWPELLLEVLLAYRTMPKTNIGKMPYSLVYRTDAVIPVKVGKPSLRYSNESGPSNDESRIQDLDEVEEWREIWLM